One genomic window of Lepeophtheirus salmonis chromosome 5, UVic_Lsal_1.4, whole genome shotgun sequence includes the following:
- the c11.1 gene encoding maestro heat-like repeat-containing protein family member 1: MDEKTITINNNGDKDALSMVFYSLITNVSSNSVLETVKKASITSLSTMGHIYPVRVISALLDAFERCGSGQNFSIKEYIYPNRVNILKAIDSLMKDGHVSLMSDEISHRPLIGRLISLMILEITRCSDIVHEVQGPCSSILTALSKSEKNVDRVIDNLTTKLEQSPHYYIIYTVGSVASTNPNGIVPYLTNILPIFVSNLKNKLKDHYKYSYSVALLKCCEAIQDVMANSTIDIGNKRIDKKDYVKDMDAAHDVLFFNWLTAGSLSRDLKMRYSILEAISSMYPLLSDDRVEKGSISILTVLLTLYKKLPEPYYVSLCISQLLIVIEGKETDLLENTIDTLLSSLFQQVIQNIDHSKPTSTKNQNEVFRCYDVLATSPNYNGKLIDMLLIRLNAKEESSCIKAMLILKHLLNSNINKLLDRLDDIISALYLKLHDPSIQIRKVLAQLTVLLGNSGYLRNEIGKEFIQFIVHQTAINGEETELVDMCDSILKLLVNGQSNSLLWPYLLDYLFIPEYLNSVPSLIRALSLVVELKLKNEASNLKIEYDKLAHIDGSYTLFSRLIVLSAFPFDKSGGICIIRTYQKLGSFDSYIMLKLLTLKKTVLSGIKHNGKIAFFYNQSEVQRSFIIKCLGISIKMSKVRLIILENLSEIFMLTNHLNLDESCSCAQAFGQVSMSHPDLALNKLENLVKNILPKSRSGGILNYFLRGESRVVDENRFTKCTIYSCLTEIASVGGIQTDKSNFVVDKFIVPAIKSNDYSIKLEGIRALSSLASSPDIVELQQSTVLLNASICCIKDKDFPDRRVALKCAFCMLQISKELPDNYKKELLDACFKYAMPMLFKYLSEKKDEFEEYTNLFKDIIIITMKFDMEQSTLDELFTRLEDYLKRENDLARDLGSSLLYSAVNTYLDNVTFRIGAPSTFAPGPYMIGSLVPRCFDLSSFTRKNSISSLDVVLKILCLYEGRKLPNKEECFLKTSLVHDAKQCGSDIISVLSSKISYDHMFPFCHSIIEGVLDKIEPSAQGTSCVLLGLMEERGREMFNHAPSLALKILEKLVDVHSHEVRNRLITSILVLMKYNTRGVIEALLTVRRQDDEMLSMIWKQLPIFDSVLTTTVIDYLIDAINVDEMVKENINPLTEVKVKNVDILALAAINSLAQMFKVSATENSLGNYFAEILVPLTLALGSTVGSIIPKNAITFSDLPYNITQSAITLFLSCKNHNVIDSIISTCQNMTDIDPDLSFNDMSFITFLSQFTSVLVEDFAHQISKLITMFEPFLNHKDLGKSLTAVIFYSTLLSENGIETVPLAEKLMLRLTSNKEDKNDNPIKIVIMKGFSNYKCPDSLVLKLIGILLDLIDHDESPVVFYALNTVRDVINNCKILVPLHVLSTLGLKVRPFFDSGGIRLGEAAIRLFGSIVDFYHKEGNEDYKSEVIDQIRGVLISVLLHTNDTAEGVKSASTDVASRIERIINPKVSFDQSEYANYLNSFIKVLSTHEDFKDILPIFASNCLSYFSSPHPQLRQNAVLLLLPLAEHSARLAELADPICKSLDKLLNDKDDDVRITASHHLGSICLNIFKNQEL; the protein is encoded by the exons atGGATGAAAAAACTATAACTATAAACAATAACGGAGATAAAGATGCCCTATCCATGGTATTTTATTCTCTCATCACAAATGTATCTTCAAATTCAGTACTTGAAACTGTGAAAAAGGCTTCAATCACGTCACTTTCCACCATGGGACATATTTATCCTGTTCGGGTAATTTCTGCTTTACTTGATGCCTTTGAACGCTGTGGGTCTGGACAAAATTTTTCCATTAAGGAATATATCTACCCGAATCGTGTTAATATATTGAAGGCCATTGACTCTCTTATGAAAGATGGACATGTTTCTTTAATGTCGGACGAAATATCTCATAGACCTCTTATTGGAcgtttaatttctttaatgatATTAGAAATTACACGATGTAGTGATATTGTTCACGAGGTTCAGGGTCCATGCTCTTCCATTCTGACGGCTCtgtcaaaaagtgaaaaaaatgttgatagaGTAATTGATAATCTAACGACCAAACTCGAACAATCTCctcattattatatcatttatactGTTGGATCAGTGGCCTCTACAAATCCGAATGGAATCGTTCCATATCTTACTAATATTCTTCCTATCTTCGtttctaatttgaaaaataaattgaaggaccattataaatattcatattctgtTGCGCTTTTAAAATGTTGTGAAGCAATCCAGGACGTTATGGCCAATTCTACCATTGATATCGGTAATAAAAGAATTGACAAAAAAGATTATGTGAAGGATATGGATGCGGCACATGATGTACTGTTTTTTAATTGGTTGACTGCTGGTAGTCTATCTCGAGATTTGAAGATGCGTTATTCAATCCTTGAGGCTATCTCCTCAATGTATCCTCTTCTCTCTGATGATCGTGTGGAAAAGGGCTCAATCTCCATACTCACCGTTTTATTAACGTTGTACAAAAAACTTCCTGAACCATATTATGTATCATTATGTATTTCACAACTACTTATAGTTATTGAAGGAAAAGAAACGGATTTGCTCGAAAATACTATTGACACCTTACTTAGTTCTTTATTTCAACAAGTCATTCAAAATATAGATCACTCCAAACCCACGAGTACCAAAAATCAAAACGAGGTATTCAGATGCTATGACGTTCTTGCTACATCTCCAAACTATAATGGAAAACTTATTGACATGCTTCTAATTCGTCTAAATGCAAAGGAAGAAAGCTCTTGCATAAAAGCGATGCTCATTTTAAAGCATTTACTGAATTCTAACATTAATAAGTTATTAGATAGACTGGATGACATTATATCTGCATTGTATTTGAAGTTGCATGATCCTTCTATTCAAATTCGAAAAGTATTAGCACAATTAACTGTTCTACTTGGCAATTCGGGATACTTGAGGAATGAAATTGGCAAGGAGTTTATTCAGTTTATTGTACATCAAACTGCAATCAATGGAGAAGAAACAGAATTGGTGGATATGTGTGATAGTATTCTAAAACTTCTTGTGAATGGACAAAGTAATTCTCTTTTATGGCCATAtcttttagattatttatttattcccgAATATTTAAATTCTGTTCCATCGCTCATAAGAGCCTTATCCTTGGTTGTTGAATTGAAGCTTAAGAACGAGgcttctaatttaaaaattgaatatgataaATTGGCTCACATCGATGGCTCGTATACCCTATTTTCTAGGTTGATAGTTTTATCTGCGTTTCCATTTGATAAATCTGGGGGGATTTGCATCATTAGAACTTACCAAAAACTTGGTTCCTTTGATTCATA CATTATGCTGAAGCTATTAACTCTAAAAAAGACTGTATTGTCTGGGATCAAACACAATGGGAAAATTG cttttttttacaatcagtCTGAAGTACAACGaagctttattattaaatgtttaggAATTTCCATTAAAATGTCTAAAGTGAGGTtgattattttggaaaatttgtctgaaatttttatgttaactaaTCACTTAAACTTAGATGAATCATGTTCCTGTGCCCAGGCATTTGGCCAAGTATCAATGAGTCATCCCGATCTAGCCCTGAACAAACTTGAAAATCTCGTTAAAAATATTCTACCTAAAAGTCGAAGTGGAGGTATActgaattattttcttcgtgGAGAAAGTAGGGTTGTAGATGAAAATCGATTTACAAAATGTACTATTTACTCCTGTTTAACAGAAATTGCTTCAGTTGGGGGCATTCAAACTGATAAATCAAACTTTGttgttgataaatttattgtacCTGCAATTAAGTCAAATGATTATTCCATAAAACTTGAAGGGATTCGTGCGCTATCATCATTAGCCAGCTCCCCAGATATTGTTGAGCTTCAACAATCAACAGTACTTCTTAATGCATCTATTTGTTGTATAAAAGACAAGGATTTTCCAGACCGCCGTGTTGCTCTCAAATGTGCTTTCTGTATGCTACAAATCTCTAAGGAACTTCCCGATAATTATAAGAAAGAGTTATTAGATGCTTGTTTCAAGTATGCCATGCCTATGTTGTTCAAgtatttatcagaaaaaaaggaCGAATTTGAGGAGTACACTAATTTGttcaaagatattattattattacaatgaaATTTGATATGGAGCAATCAACTTTGGATGAACTATTTACCCGGCTTGAGGATTAcctaaaaagagaaaatgatttGGCACGCGATTTAGGATCTTCCCTTTTATATTCAGCTGTCAATACATATCTGGACAATGTAACATTTAGAATAGGCGCCCCATCAACTTTTGCACCAGGCCCTTATATGATTGGAAGCCTCGTACCAAGGTGCTTTGATTTGTCATCATTTActcgaaaaaattcaatttcttcctTAGACGTGGTCTTGAAAATACTGTGTCTGTATGAAGGAAGAAAATTACCAAACAAAgaagaatgttttttgaaaacatcCCTTGTTCATGATGCCAAACAATGTGGTTCGGATATTATTTCTGTTTTATCTAGTAAGATATCGTATGATCATATGTTTCCATTTTGTCATTCAATTATCGAGGGTGTTTTGGATAAGATTGAACCATCTGCACAAGGAACTTCTTGTGTCTTACTTGGGTTAATGGAGGAAAGGGGAAGGGAAATGTTTAATCACGCACCTTCTCTGGCTCTCAAAATACTTGAGAAGTTAGTCGACGTACATAGCCATGAGGTTCGAAACAGACTTATAACATCAATACTTGTACTTATGAAGTACAACACGCGAGGAGTAATTGAGGCTTTGCTTACTGTCAGACGCCAAGATGATGAAATGCTGTCCATGATTTGGAAACAATTGCCAATATTTGATTCAGTATTAACAACGAccgttattgattatttgattgACGCTATAAATGTGGATGAAATGgtgaaggaaaatataaatcctttaaCAGAAGTGAAAGTCAAAAATGTTGATATACTGGCATTAGCAGCGATAAATTCTCTTGCACAAATGTTCAAGGTTTCTGCCACTGAAAATTCGCTCggaaattattttgcagaaataCTTGTGCCTCTTACACTTGCATTAGGATCCACTGTGGGGTCAATTATTCCGAAAAATGCAATAACTTTCTCGGATTTACCCTATAATATAACTCAGTCAGCAATAACGTTATTTCTTTCGTGTAAAAATCACAATGTAATTGATTCTATTATATCAACTTGCCAAAATATGACAGACATTGATCCTGATCTAAGTTTTAATGATATGtcctttatcacttttttgagtCAGTTTACATCTGTTCTAGTTGAGGATTTCGCTCATCaaatctcaaaattaattactatGTTCGAGCCCTTTTTAAATCACAAAGATCTAGGAAAAAGTCTTACTgcagttatattttattcaacattaCTCTCTGAAAATGGCATTGAAACAGTTCCATTAGCTGAAAAACTAATGCTACGTCTTACATCGaacaaagaagataaaaacGACAATCCAATCAAAATTGTGATTATGAAgggattttcaaattataaatgcCCTGATAGCTTAGTCCTTAAATTAATCGGAATTCTTTTGGATTTGATTGATCATGATGAATCCCCAGTTGTTTTTTATGCATTAAATACCGTAAGAGatgtaattaataattgcaAAATTCTTGTTCCGCTTCATGTCCTCTCCACTCTTGGTTTGAAAGTGAGACCATTTTTTGATAGCGGAGGGATTCGTTTAGGTGAGGCTGCAATCAGACTATTCGGAAGCATTGTCGACTTTTATCATAAAGAAGGAAACGAAGACTACAAAAGTGAGGTGATTGATCAAATTCGTGGTGTATTAATATCTGTTTTATTGCATACTAATGATACAGCGGAAGGTGTCAAATCAGCTAGTACAGACGTTGCTTCAAGAATTGAGCGTATTATTAATCCCAAAGTCAGTTTTGATCAGTCTGAATAcgcaaattatttaaatagttttattaaagtattatctACCCATGAAGACTTCAAAGACATTCTGCCTATATTTGCTTCCAATTGCTTGAGTTACTTTTCTTCTCCTCATCCTCAACTAAGGCAAAATGCCGTTTTACTTTTATTGCCTTTGGCTGAACACTCCGCAAGACTTGCAGAACTGGCTGATCCTATCTGTAAGAGTTTGGataagttattaaatgataaGGATGATGATGTTCGAATTACAGCCTCTCATCACCTGGGTTCTATctgtctaaatatttttaagaaccaAGAACTGTGa
- the LOC121117140 gene encoding uncharacterized protein, whose protein sequence is MNSRVNMSVPWKDGTKNDFEEMKEAARQGLLEKNEAGDSDDDFDSDSPTPDVREGPNPFDSSDGIEEKDEEPPEKLGERFLWFAQRGNMDEVSQILDDEPHLISFKDEDGYTALHRSAYTNHSKLAKYLLLKEGDLSAVTVDGWTPLHSACRWNAFECVELFLAWGADPNLTTPGGQTPLHLAATHGEALELLLLLRPKCNTQMKNGQGDTPKDIAFRKSVDVFQTLNVFGCKALFDLSDD, encoded by the coding sequence ATGAATTCTCGGGTGAATATGAGTGTGCCCTGGAAGGATGGgactaaaaatgattttgaagagATGAAAGAAGCAGCAAGACAAGGTTTACTTGAAAAGAATGAAGCTGGAGATTCTGATGATGATTTCGATTCGGACTCTCCCACTCCTGATGTACGGGAGGGTCCCAATCCCTTTGATTCATCGGACGGGATCGAAGAGAAAGACGAAGAACCTCCTGAAAAGTTGGGAGAACGCTTCCTTTGGTTTGCTCAACGTGGAAATATGGATGAAGTGTCCCAGATCCTGGATGATGAGCCTCACCTGATCTCCTTCAAGGATGAGGACGGATACACGGCCCTCCACCGCTCAGCATACACGAACCATTCAAAGCTGGCTAAGTACCTTCTCCTCAAAGAAGGGGATCTCAGCGCTGTGACAGTGGATGGATGGACACCGCTTCATTCTGCTTGTCGATGGAATGCTTTCGAATGCGTTGAACTATTTTTGGCTTGGGGTGCGGACCCTAATTTGACCACGCCCGGAGGTCAAACTCCTCTTCATCTTGCAGCCACACATGGAGAAGCTTTAGAACTCCTTCTTCTCCTTAGACCTAAATGTAATACTCAAATGAAGAATGGTCAAGGGGACACGCCCAAAGATATTGCATTTCGTAAATCTGTTGATGTTTTTCAAACTCTTAATGTTTTCGGATGTAAAGCATTATTTGATCTGAGCGATGATTAA